The Longimicrobiales bacterium genome includes a window with the following:
- the sppA gene encoding signal peptide peptidase SppA, translating to MSRRSVITTLAVAVISLMTVAGIALAVIFALRGGQAWSLGGRIAVLDVEGIIDDDEEFLEDLRRFREDPSVRGYVVNINSPGGVVAPSQSIYQELRRIRDEDEVPVVASIGGVGASGGYYIALAADSIFALPGSITGSIGVIMEIPDASELMAKVGVRMQTVMSAEHKDVGSPFRPLGEGDRAILDSLVLDVYAQFVDVVAMERGLERAQVVQVADGRILSGRQALEQRLIDGLGNRRDALATAGRMAGLGDDPRVVRPPEDRVTFWDLILGSSSARVLARLTAPLDPNPAPRVKYVVPW from the coding sequence GTGTCCCGGCGGTCGGTAATCACAACCCTCGCCGTAGCGGTCATTTCGCTCATGACCGTTGCCGGCATCGCGCTCGCCGTGATCTTCGCCCTGCGTGGCGGACAGGCATGGTCGCTGGGCGGTCGCATCGCGGTCCTGGATGTCGAGGGCATCATCGACGATGACGAGGAGTTCCTCGAGGACCTGCGCCGCTTCCGTGAAGATCCGTCCGTCCGAGGATACGTAGTCAACATCAATTCGCCGGGCGGCGTTGTAGCTCCCTCGCAGAGCATTTACCAGGAGCTGCGGCGGATACGCGACGAGGACGAGGTTCCGGTCGTCGCATCGATCGGCGGCGTGGGTGCGTCGGGTGGCTATTACATAGCGCTCGCGGCCGACTCGATCTTCGCCCTGCCGGGCTCGATCACCGGCTCGATCGGCGTGATCATGGAGATCCCCGACGCGAGCGAGCTGATGGCGAAGGTGGGCGTGCGCATGCAGACGGTGATGAGCGCCGAGCACAAGGATGTCGGCTCACCGTTCCGCCCGCTCGGAGAGGGTGATCGCGCGATCCTGGATTCGCTGGTTCTGGACGTCTACGCACAGTTTGTCGACGTGGTCGCGATGGAGCGAGGCCTCGAACGCGCTCAGGTGGTGCAGGTGGCGGATGGCCGCATCCTGTCGGGTCGCCAGGCGCTGGAGCAGCGCCTGATCGATGGACTCGGCAATCGCCGCGACGCGCTCGCGACCGCAGGACGCATGGCGGGGCTGGGTGATGACCCCCGGGTGGTCCGGCCGCCGGAGGATCGGGTGACGTTCTGGGACCTGATCCTGGGCAGCAGCTCGGCGCGCGTGCTGGCCCGG